gcggcgtgcccgacgacggctgctcctgctccggcggggcgacgaggagcgtcggcgacggcggcaggcgcagtGCGGTgtgtgcgctgcgccgcgcaccgtcgatgcgccgcgggTCGACTACCGGGGCCGGGGCTGGTGCCGCGGCCGGGGCCGGCGTCTTTTCCTTTGTGCCCGGCTCGCGCAGCCAGTGCTGGGCGCGCTCCGTGAGTGTGTTGACGGCGTTTTCGACGCGAGTCTGGAaagccggcgcgctctccGACTCGAGGGTGTACTTGGCCATGGAATCATCCGTGTCATCCatgagcgcctcgggcagcgAGCCTGCGTCGTCTGCCTTGGTCTCGGCAGTGCTGAGCATCGCATAGAGGCGCTGGATATcgctgcgtcgcgatgCCGTGAGGTTGCTGGGTCAGTCGGGCTACGTACGCAATCTCTGTGTGGCATTCTGCAATGCGTCCGCTGCGCAGCTCTTCCAGCGTTACACGACTGCTCGAggcctgcgtcgcggcgcctgcgccggccatCCTCGTCTCCATGCCCCGGGGCGATGGCGGAGAAAAAATGGTACAAGGGCCTATTAGGTACAGATAGATCGGGCGCTAATCGGGCAACTCGAGCGCCCAGCCGGGCGCGTCCAGCGGCTCGTTCACCGCAACCACAGCGGTGAGGACGGTGATGTCGTCGTTCTTGCCGCCGACGTAGTAGATACCCTCCTCGTTTGCGTGCTGCTGGAATGGACTCGTGAGGACGCGGGGGTCCTCGCTCGTCGCCTTGGCCATGTTGCACAGCGACTCGGAGATCATATAGGGCAGGTCGACTTTGCTCTCGGGCGCGTTGGACGCTTTCGTCCGGAAGTGTGCGAGGATATCCTGTACACGTTCGATGATATCCTCGTCAAATATATTGTCAAGCAGCCCGTCCGACGCCATAATCACCACGTCCCCGTCCTGCACCTGGAGCGTCCAGTGCCCGGCGTCCTCTTTGGGCGAGTCCCAGTGGGTCTTGTCCGTAACGCCGTCGTAGGTATGGATCACGGTGCTCAGGCGCTCGTTCACATCGGGCAGCTCGTCATCCATCGCGCCGTCGGGGATCATCCCGTCGCGGTGCATGCACAGCGCCGACGCCAGACTCACACTCTCCACTGTCGAGTCCATCATGCCGAGCTGGACGGGGAAGTTGAACGagtgctgctgctcggcactTCGGAAGATCATGGTATTTTCGCGGATGAGCATCAGCACGCAGTCGCCCATGTTGGCAAtacgcagctcgtcgccccGCAGCATCGCAATTAGCGCCGTAGAACTGCCCATGATGCCTTCGCGCTtcgacgcgcgcacgcaccgctcCCACGCAGTCTGCAGGATCTCGACGGGGTCGCTGTTGTTCCAGCGTGCCACGGAGTCGTCcacctcgccctcgtccgTGAGCTGCATGCAGGCACGGTCCAGATTGCTCAGCTCGGCATGGCAAAAGTGCATCAGCAGccgcgaaaagagcgcTGGGTCCGCCCGCGCAGCAGATGCCCAGCCGCCGACTCCGTCGGCAATGCCCAGCGCATCTTCTTTCAAAAAGTATGCATCCTCGCCAACCTGCTGGCTCTGCAGGCGCGTCTGCACGATCCGCCCATTGTATCGGATGGCCGAGTGCAGTCCTTTTCCGTGCAGGTAATCGACCGAACTCGGGAGCTCGGGCTCGTCCGGCTCATCGTCCTCGATGGGctgacgctgcgcctcgccgccgccgatcaGAAAGTCGGCAATCGGACCAAACATACTCTGGCTCTTTTCCGGCGCTTTGCCTTGCTTCTGTGGCCGCAGCTTCGGGATGCCGTATGCGGCAGAGTGAAAGACATAAAGAGCGGTCGCAAGACCGCAGTTCTCACCGTGAAAGGCACGGCGTCCACTGGGTATATGGCTGGTACTTGCAAGCGAGACGGTGCATCGCCGTGCGATCGGGCCACCGAGGGGCGCCCGCGCACACACAAACCCTCGCGCGGATAGTAACATGGGGCTATACAAGGGCCACTGCAGCCTACTAAGGCTGCTCCGGTGTGCCCTGCTCGCGTACGTGGGGAAAGGACGCCACTCGGCAATGGTGCGCCGTGAAAAATTGGGGCGGTCCTTTTCGGTGATGCACGTCCCTTTCCCGATCTCGAACTGTTCAAATGACTATCGCTGGCTAGTTTGCCAAGGTACGGGCGAGGTGCCGGAGTGGTTATCGGGAACGCCTAGAATTTCATTCTACACCGATTTAGGTGGCAAGCGTTTGGTCTCTGACCGCACAGGTTCGAATCCTGTTCTCGTCGTTCTTTTTTTTGGGCAGCCCGGACGCTCAACCTCCACTTCCTGGAGGAACTAGCGCCTCTTGGATGCCACCCGCGATGCCCAAGGGgggggcggcgctgctggtgGTCGACTGCCAGCATGATTTTTTGCAAGGTTCTTGTATGTATACACAGGAAGCTTATACAGTGGCTGTACCGGGTGCATTGAAAATACTTCCTGATATTGTACGCATCATTCAAGAGCACAAGTGGGATTTAGTCGTTGCAACGCAGGATTACCACCCTCCAAACCATATTTCGTTCGCGTCGCGGCATGGCGTCGAACCTTTTCAGCTTTGCGAAGTGCCTCATCCTTTTTTTCCCGATTCCGTGAAAGTTTCGCAGATGATGTGGCCGGTGCACTGCGTCCAGGagacgcacggcgccgagctcgacagcacggtgcgcgcggcgctcgacgcaaaagaggcgagcggcacgcctGTGCACTATGTGAAGAAGGGCGAAGATTCTAATTTTGACAGTTATTCGGCTTTTGCTTCGAACGAGTACATTCTCTTTACGGAACTGACCAGTCTGCTTTTTGGCGCACAGCCCCACGCAATCAGCACCGTGGTCGTCGTGGGCCTCGCGACGGACTACTGTGTAATGTCGACCGCTGTCGATGCGGCCAAGTTtgggctgcgcacgctcgtgccCAAGGACTGCGTGCGCGGTGTCGAATCGACCACCACCGAGCAGGCCATCGAAAAGATGCAGGTGTACGGCTGCGAAATATTTGAGACACGCGAGGCTTTGTTGGCAGCTATTTAGCTAGAATAGAGGTTTGCCCCTGCTCCAACAATAGGCGGCTGTGCACGAGGGAGTGTAGGCAAGCCATCCTCGGTGTTGAGTACAGATTGTGCATGGTCTGAAGTTGGCTGGGACTGTACAGGGAGGGCATCGTTCCGACCGTTGCCCGCGAGGACGTgtgcgtcggcgctgctctCTTGCGGCTCGTTGCCGACGTGTGCCTCTTGCGGCTCGTTGCCGACGTGCGTCTCTTCGCGCTCGTGGGCATCGTGGCCGTCTGCTGGCTCGTGGCtcggctcgtgcgcctcacGACCGTCTGCTGGCTCGTGGCTCGGTTCGTGGGCATCGCGATCGTCCTCGGGTTCATGGCGCTCGTGGGCATCGTGCTCGCGTTCGCCCGAGTATCCCTGCGCCTCATAAGCCTCCGTCGGGCGATCGCtgtacggcgcgccgtgcatgTGTTCGACCATCTGGACATGTTTCCCGTAGCGCCCCGTCCAACGTTGCTGccgcgaaaagagcgcTGCGATAATGTCCCAGAGGAAGACAAAAAAGATGAACACGACCGCGAGGCCAACGGCGGCGAAAAGAACGAATCCGATCACGGCCCGCGGAATGCCCCAGATGTTCGCTTCGGTCGTAAGCACCACACACAGTGCCCAGCACACGATGCGGAAGAGTGCGAGGATATACTGGACAAAGTCTGTCCACTTGTCCCTGCCCGGGCGGAGGATGACGAGCAGGAGAAAGAGGATCACATCCACGGTCAAGAGACCGACTGTCTGGCGCATCGCCAGGTcgttgcgctgcggcagAGCGATAAAGCACGCACGCAAAAAGTGGCACACGAGGTGCACGGTGGCGAACCAGTAGTACTTGGGCCGGTACGGCTCGGCCATCGTGCCGACGCGTGTCGCCGACCCATACGTGTCCCATGGGGATTGGTACTCGTCGAAGTAGAGCGAGTGAGCGTCGCGTGTCTTGGCGACGTGCATAAACATCGGCCCCAGCATCGCGACCCAGACAaggacgagcgcagcgaggatAAAGGCTGCCGATACGTGCGACGGCCATCCCGTGGCGTGGGCGAACTGGAAGAGGATAAagacgagcagcggcggcgtcgcagcTTCCACGACGCGGAACAGGATCGGGCGCACGTAAAAGAAGGTAAATTTGAGGAACGGCATGACGGCGCGTCCCATGCGCGAGCCCGCGAGACCCGTTGCGGCCGCGGGCGCTTCGAggagcggctcgccgccgagcgtgtgGCCCTCGTGGCGTTCTTCGGTGAGGACGCGCGACTCTTCGACGGCCGTGTCGTCCGCGAGGGGCTGCTTTTCCGGTGcgccctgctcgacgcggcgtccCTGGGCGATGCTGTGGACGAGCgtggcgacgaggccgaccaACAGCAAGACCACCACAGCGATGCACAAGACAAAGAGCCAGTTGACGAGCACCGTGAGGAAGGCCGAGTTGGGCGAGatgtcgagcgactcggagTAGTAGTAGATGCCCGTCTGCGAGAAGCCGATATTGTCACTGGCGAGTACGACCGActgcgacgagccgcccgAGTCCATCTCGCCGCCCGGCCCCGTATTCGGCGCGTAGAGCGCGCGCTTTCCCAGTGCCGAGCCAAAGACGTCGCCCAGCGAGTTGGACGACCCCGTGAAGACGGCCGGGGAGCCTGGGttcagcgacgcggccgggTAGAGGTTGGCGAGGCGCGAGTAGTACGCCTTCATCAGCGCCGAGTAGAGAATCCCGTCGTCGTTTGTGTGCGCGTCCAGGCGTGTTTTGTAGATCGCATTCTGGACCGGGCGGATAAAGATCAGGCCGACCGACCATGCGAACGACAGCGAGAACTGGTGGTAGACGAGCGGGATGATGAGCGTGAGCATCGATGCAAAAGCGACCGTGTGCAATGTGCTCACCACGTCCACGACACGCCAGCGCAGTGACGAGAGCGAGTCACGGTACAGCGTCGCGCACACCATCGCGACAGCCGCGGCGATGGTAAAGCCCATCGTCGCCCACACGACCCGTTCTGAGCGGGCGGTGAGGCCGTTGGACAGCGTGACTTGCATGCACCCCACGGTGTTGTTGGTGCCCTGTTCGATGAGGCGCATCACGCCCAGTGCCTCAATATCCGGCACGCTATACACAATGTCtggcacgcgcgacgcgtatTCTTCCGGGACGTTGAAAATGCCGTTCCCTGAAAAGTTGTACTGGGGCACCGGGCAGAGCGACCCCCCCCCAATCTGGCACAGATCGATGCTCATATTAAACATGTCGCGTCCGTATGCGAAGAGGTTCAGGTCTGCCGACATGCTCACGTtgctcgggcgtgccgacgccgtcAGCTGAAACTCGAGTGAAGAATTGTGGCGGAAAAATTGGACATCCATCGACGAGATCAGGATCTCATCCGGGTTCGAGCAGTACGCCGCTGTCGACGTATACAGCCTCTGCCGTTCGACCGAGAGCTTCTCAGCGACTGCGCTGGCGTGCGccagcggcagcgcgagcagccACGCCAGCCGATGGAGGCGCATGGTGCACTACCTGATGACTAAGCACACGTGTTGCTGGCACCGAGCCGCGAGGAACCGAGCGACCCACTTCGGTATGGCAATCGAGGGAGCACCCGAGCAAGGtctgcgcgacggcgcgccgatggCCGATCCCTTCCCGAGCCTCAGCGGCGAGTCTTATGCGGCAccgagcggcacgcgcgagaAGAAAGCAAGCAGCGGCCGCCCCGACGTTGCTTCGCAGGACGCGTTCCCGTCGCTGGGCGGCAGCGCtccggccgcgcgccccgcCGGTTCGGCGTGGGTGAGCAAGGTGCCGGTGATCCAGCGCGTGACGCACCAGGCGTCGGTGTCGCTGCGTCTCGCGGACGACCAGCTGCCCCGCCTGAGCCACCTGCTAAACAAGGTGCAGCAGACGTGCGCGAATgtgcgcatcgaggcgagcacgacgcgcaaGACGAACCTCACCACGTTCATCATCAAAGGCCCGAGCGAGGCAAGCGTGCAGCAGGCCAAGAAGGAGCTTACTgtgctccttgcgcgccgcgtgacGCTCCCTGTGCTGATTCcggcgtcgctgcgtgcgttTGTCATCGGCCAGGGCGGCAAGAACATCAAGGCGATCACCGAAGAGACCGGTGTGCGCATCCAGATTCCCCCGCGCACCGGCAACGAGCAGGAGAACGAGGAcccgctgctcgacgagcaggtcgaggtcACGATCGAGGGTGACGAAATCaatgcgcagcaggcgcaggccaaaATTCAGGCTTTGGTCGCGGAGCGCACCTCCAAgatcacgcagcgcctcacGCACATTGACCACACCTACTATCCGTTTATTGCGGGCGCGCGCAATGCCcatgccgcgcagctcgccgagacgaccggccgcggcgaggtgaGCGTGCACGTCCccccgcgcggcgcgctggtcgcACGCGATGCGCCCGACAACCGCAACCGCGATCTGTCGATCATTGtgagcggcgagcgcgacgcggtcgctgccgtcgtcgctgcgatcgacgccgaggtccAGGACATGAAGACCAAGTTCCGGACCCTGTCGATGAACATCCCTAAGCGCCAGCACGCGTTCCTCACCGGCGACAGCGCCGCGGATATCCTCGAAAAGACGCAGTGCACCGTCGAGCTTCCGCCGCAGGCCGACGTCTCGGACACGGTCACGATCCGCGGCCcccaggcgcagctcccCCACGCGCtcaccgccgcgctcgaaaAGGCGAATGCGGTGAGCGTGCAGAgcgtcgacctcggcgtgctgcacaCGCCCGGCGAGCATGTGCGCCACCTTGCGCAGTGGCTCGCCCACCGCGTGCCCCGCCAGCAAGGCGTGCAGGTGTACTTCCCCAAGAAGGACGCCTCGGCGGTCGAGGTTGTCGGCGCGGACGCTGCTGCCGTCGGCCATCTCACGGgcgagatcgaggcgctggcgaAGCCGATTACgcctgcgctcgtgcgcactgtcgagctcgatccgctggcgcacggcctggTGATTGGCAAGAAAGGCCAGGGTCTCAAGGcgtacgaggcgcgcggcgtcgatgTCCTCGTCCCCCCCGAGAACTCGGGTCGCGGCGATGTGCTTCTTGTGCTCGGTCGCcccgctgcgctgcagagcctgccgagcggcgcggagcgtgacgcggccgccgcctcggtccTGGACGGGATTGCtgcggagctcgcgcagtacggtgccgatgccgccaacatgcgcaccgagcagctcgaggtccCCAGCAAGTACCACGGCGCGATTGTCGGCCCCGAAGGTACGGTGCTGAACGCGATTATCGGCGAGGACCGCCTGCTGATtgcggtcggcgccgcccgcgacgcgcgtgcgaAGCAGTACGCTTCTTCGCCGCTTACGGACGACTCGATCGTGATTCGTGGCGCGTCCGACGCGGTggagcgtgctgctgccAAGATTCGCGCGATTGCTGCCGACGCGGAGCAGGATGCGATCGTGAACGGCCACGTGGAAGAGCTGTCGGTGGCTCCTCAGCACGTTCCGCACCTCattggccgcggcggcgctggcgtgaccaagctgcgcgaggagctcggcgtgaaGATTGATATCGGCGAGCCGGACGCCAAGCGCCCGGTCAAGATTGTGCTGACCGGCCGCAAAGagtgcgtcgccgaggccaaggcgcgtcTTGCttcgcaggcgcagcgcctcgcggacgA
This window of the Malassezia japonica chromosome 4, complete sequence genome carries:
- a CDS encoding protein-serine/threonine phosphatase (EggNog:ENOG503NY5Q; COG:T) yields the protein MLLSARGFVCARAPLGGPIARRCTVSLASTSHIPSGRRAFHGENCGLATALYVFHSAAYGIPKLRPQKQGKAPEKSQSMFGPIADFLIGGGEAQRQPIEDDEPDEPELPSSVDYLHGKGLHSAIRYNGRIVQTRLQSQQVGEDAYFLKEDALGIADGVGGWASAARADPALFSRLLMHFCHAELSNLDRACMQLTDEGEVDDSVARWNNSDPVEILQTAWERCVRASKREGIMGSSTALIAMLRGDELRIANMGDCVLMLIRENTMIFRSAEQQHSFNFPVQLGMMDSTVESVSLASALCMHRDGMIPDGAMDDELPDVNERLSTVIHTYDGVTDKTHWDSPKEDAGHWTLQVQDGDVVIMASDGLLDNIFDEDIIERVQDILAHFRTKASNAPESKVDLPYMISESLCNMAKATSEDPRVLTSPFQQHANEEGIYYVGGKNDDITVLTAVVAVNEPLDAPGWALELPD
- a CDS encoding uncharacterized protein (COG:V; EggNog:ENOG503NYNG); protein product: MMWPVHCVQETHGAELDSTVRAALDAKEASGTPVHYVKKGEDSNFDSYSAFASNEYILFTELTSLLFGAQPHAISTVVVVGLATDYCVMSTAVDAAKFGLRTLVPKDCVRGVRLRNI
- a CDS encoding uncharacterized protein (EggNog:ENOG503NW1I; SECRETED:SignalP(1-21); TransMembrane:9 (n6-16c21/22o173-194i206-229o372-393i472-492o504-524i564-584o590-610i622-642o654-683i); COG:S), which encodes MRLHRLAWLLALPLAHASAVAEKLSVERQRLYTSTAAYCSNPDEILISSMDVQFFRHNSSLEFQLTASARPSNVSMSADLNLFAYGRDMFNMSIDLCQIGGGSLCPVPQYNFSGNGIFNVPEEYASRVPDIVYSVPDIEALGVMRLIEQGTNNTVGCMQVTLSNGLTARSERVVWATMGFTIAAAVAMVCATLYRDSLSSLRWRVVDVVSTLHTVAFASMLTLIIPLVYHQFSLSFAWSVGLIFIRPVQNAIYKTRLDAHTNDDGILYSALMKAYYSRLANLYPAASLNPGSPAVFTGSSNSLGDVFGSALGKRALYAPNTGPGGEMDSGGSSQSVVLASDNIGFSQTGIYYYSESLDISPNSAFLTVLVNWLFVLCIAVVVLLLVGLVATLVHSIAQGRRVEQGAPEKQPLADDTAVEESRVLTEERHEGHTLGGEPLLEAPAAATGLAGSRMGRAVMPFLKFTFFYVRPILFRVVEAATPPLLVFILFQFAHATGWPSHVSAAFILAALVLVWVAMLGPMFMHVAKTRDAHSLYFDEYQSPWDTYGSATRVGTMAEPYRPKYYWFATVHLVCHFLRACFIALPQRNDLAMRQTVGLLTVDVILFLLLVILRPGRDKWTDFVQYILALFRIVCWALCVVLTTEANIWGIPRAVIGFVLFAAVGLAVVFIFFVFLWDIIAALFSRQQRWTGRYGKHVQMVEHMHGAPYSDRPTEAYEAQGYSGEREHDAHERHEPEDDRDAHEPSHEPADGREAHEPSHEPADGHDAHEREETHVGNEPQEAHVGNEPQESSADAHVLAGNGRNDALPVQSQPTSDHAQSVLNTEDGLPTLPRAQPPIVGAGANLYSS
- a CDS encoding uncharacterized protein (COG:I; EggNog:ENOG503NW56) → MAIEGAPEQGLRDGAPMADPFPSLSGESYAAPSGTREKKASSGRPDVASQDAFPSLGGSAPAARPAGSAWVSKVPVIQRVTHQASVSLRLADDQLPRLSHLLNKVQQTCANVRIEASTTRKTNLTTFIIKGPSEASVQQAKKELTVLLARRVTLPVLIPASLRAFVIGQGGKNIKAITEETGVRIQIPPRTGNEQENEDPLLDEQVEVTIEGDEINAQQAQAKIQALVAERTSKITQRLTHIDHTYYPFIAGARNAHAAQLAETTGRGEVSVHVPPRGALVARDAPDNRNRDLSIIVSGERDAVAAVVAAIDAEVQDMKTKFRTLSMNIPKRQHAFLTGDSAADILEKTQCTVELPPQADVSDTVTIRGPQAQLPHALTAALEKANAVSVQSVDLGVLHTPGEHVRHLAQWLAHRVPRQQGVQVYFPKKDASAVEVVGADAAAVGHLTGEIEALAKPITPALVRTVELDPLAHGLVIGKKGQGLKAYEARGVDVLVPPENSGRGDVLLVLGRPAALQSLPSGAERDAAAASVLDGIAAELAQYGADAANMRTEQLEVPSKYHGAIVGPEGTVLNAIIGEDRLLIAVGAARDARAKQYASSPLTDDSIVIRGASDAVERAAAKIRAIAADAEQDAIVNGHVEELSVAPQHVPHLIGRGGAGVTKLREELGVKIDIGEPDAKRPVKIVLTGRKECVAEAKARLASQAQRLADEQTATLAVPSELFGSIIGQGGKYVTRLQEKYDVRINFPQDRKAAKGEVSIRGTKKGVEAAKAEILELIAYEQENGHVETFEVPSKAVPRILGKSGAMINQIRIDTGAEVDLERDGQKAALRLRGSKDAVAQARAAISEIVERVESEASHTLQVPARFHGALIGSGGANLREIITRAGAPEEAKSHAQYVKFPRASEPSDQVTVRGPKALAQQIADELEKEAKRLADRVVYGAAAPPSMHRQLISRGGTRQSDWQTRHQVSVVVPNWREYPELGTPANAAELEGVDAASIVKVVGPPEAIQTVLAEIAQLRDADAARRARSAKARIDQDP